From the Prunus dulcis chromosome 4, ALMONDv2, whole genome shotgun sequence genome, one window contains:
- the LOC117625604 gene encoding uncharacterized protein LOC117625604 — protein sequence MRDLGHGLAASTSNLLGLINGTDSCPTQYIPNLENPLRTIVNPEFLHWFKKDQTCKIWIHSSLSESILPYIVGSSTSQDLWLTLEKRFAAITRSHLLQLKARIQNPKKGSLPMLDYLQLIKHTADSLAAAGAPLDPTYFIAHVLNGLLAEYDAFATSIRVRSDPVEPEELHGLLLSEEMALASVPLSTTSPPLMHFTTPPKPTTKLSPLPQTLAHLPPPTETPTNLSNPPTTPHPRLLFALKIAPQIMSTLVSIAKFVTNPVIPLLLAATVTTTHIKVMHLPLVSPLILPQPIIPLPLTPHIPQVIPTIPTMHPHGILIQELQTTSLMTYLPYQCHLIILVLKR from the exons ATGCGTGATTTGGGTCATGGTTTAGCTGCATCT ACCTCTAATTTGCTTGGCCTCATCAATGGTACTGACTCATGCCCAACCCAATACATTCCCAATCTCGAAAACCCTCTTCGCACCATTGTTAATCCTGAATTTCTTCACTGGTTTAAAAAGGATCAGACTTGTAAGATCTGGATCCACTCTTCCCTCTCTGAAAGCATACTTCCCTATATAGTCGGCTCCTCTACCTCTCAAGACCTCTGGCTCACTCTTGAAAAGAGGTTTGCTGCCATCACAAGATCCCACCTTTTGCAGCTCAAAGCTCGTATTCAGAATCCCAAAAAGGGGTCTCTACCCATGCTGGACTATCTTCAACTTATCAAACACACTGCTGATTCTCTTGCTGCAGCTGGTGCTCCTCTTGACCCTACATATTTCATTGCTCATGTTCTCAATGGTCTTCTTGCCGAATATGATGCTTTCGCTACCTCCATAAGGGTCCGTTCTGACCCTGTAGAACCAGAAGAACTCCATGGCCTCCTCCTTAGTGAGGAAATGGCTCTTGCCAGCGTGCCTCTCTCAACAACGAGTCCTCCTCTCATGCATTTCACAACTCCTCCCAAACCAACAACAAAGCTTTCTCCTTTACCACAAACTCTCGCCCATCTTCCTCCACCAACAGAAACTCCAACAAACCTTTCCAATCCTCCAACAACTCCTCATCCTCGTCTTCTTTTCGCCCTCAAAATCGCCCCTCAAATTATGTCAACTCTCGTATCAATtgccaaatttgtaacaaACCCGGTCATACCGCTATTACTTGCCGCAACCGTCACAACCACTCATATCAAGGTCATGCACCTTCCCCTCGTCTCACCTCTTATTCTCCCACAACCCATAATCCCATTGCCTCTTACACCTCATATCCCTCAAGTCATCCCCACCATCCCCACCATGCATCCACATGGTATACTGATACAGGAGCTACAAACCACATCACTCATGACTTATCTACCATATCAATGCCATCTGATTATATTGGTTCTGAAAAGGTAA
- the LOC117623964 gene encoding diacylglycerol kinase 2-like isoform X1: MRVDTQIHQLQKYIEKGMFVEVGKGISPNFEQVLELLLNKEEFLAFAPDTEETRSMINIISVKFPLLKVFELSSSQGPEVGLELFNHVHYFRVLVFGGDGTVAWVLDAIERHKFESPPPIAILPLGTGNDLSRVLQWGRGFSTVDGQGGLTTLLHEINHAAVTMLDRWKVNIKSEADPNKVQSKFMMNYLGIGCDAKVAYEFHVTREINPEKFSSQFVNKLRYAKEGARDIMDRTCADLPWQVWLEVDGKDIDIPKDSEGLIVLNIGSYMGGVNLWQNDIEHDDDFSLQSMHDKMLEVVCVCGAWHLGKLQVCEICIFSIFMFECFLPWKLYQKMKHEKKVLHMHSRGISLFFPFIFFFLIC, encoded by the exons ATGCGTGTTGATACTCAGATTCACCAGTTGCAGAA GTATATCGAGAAAGGGATGTTTGTGGAAGTGGGCAAAGGAATATCACCTAACTTTGAACAAGTTTTGGAATTACTGTTGAATAAGGAAGAGTTTCTGGCTTTTGCACCAGACACCGAAGAAACAAGGTCAATGATTAACATAATATCGGTTAAATTTCCCCTCTTGAAG GTTTTTGAACTGAGTTCTTCCCAAGGGCCTGAGGTGGGTTTGGAATTGTTCAATCATGTGCATTATTTTAGAGTTTTGGTATTTGGAGGAGATGGCACTGTTGCATGGGTCCTTGATGCGATTGAGAGGCATAAATTTGAATCACCCCCACCTATTGCTATTCTCCCCCTTGGCACAGGAAATGATTTGTCAAGGGTATTGCAATGGGGAAGAGGCTTCTCGACGGTTGATGGACAAGGTGGCTTAACCACGCTGTTGCATGAAATTAACCATGCTGCAGTTACAATGTTAGATCGCTGGAAGGTAAACATCAAATCAGAAGCTGATCCGAATAAAGTGCAGTCTAAGTTCATGATGAACTATTTAG GTATTGGATGTGATGCAAAGGTTGCATATGAATTTCATGTGACTCGGGAAATAAATCCTGAGAAGTTCAGTAGTCAG TTTGTGAATAAATTACGATACGCTAAAGAAGGTGCCAGAGATATAATGGACCGAACTTGTGCTGACCTTCCTTGGCAAGTTTGGCTTGAAGTTGATGGGAAAGACATAGATATTCCAAAG GATTCAGAGGGTCTAATCGTGCTCAACATTGGCAGCTACATGGGTGGAGTAAATCTTTGGCAAAACGATATTGAGCATGATGATGACTTCAGTCTTCAGTCCATGCATGATAAAATGCTTGAAGTTGTATGCGTATGTGGAGCTTGGCACCTTGGCAAACTTCAGGTTTGTgaaatttgtatattttctatttttatgttCGAGTGTTTTCTGCCATGGAAGCTTtaccaaaaaatgaaacacgaaaagaaagtcttacaCATGCATTCTCGTGGAATTAGTTTGTTTTtcccatttattttctttttccttatatGTTAA
- the LOC117623964 gene encoding diacylglycerol kinase 2-like isoform X3, with amino-acid sequence MQYSFSGFLTVFELSSSQGPEVGLELFNHVHYFRVLVFGGDGTVAWVLDAIERHKFESPPPIAILPLGTGNDLSRVLQWGRGFSTVDGQGGLTTLLHEINHAAVTMLDRWKVNIKSEADPNKVQSKFMMNYLGIGCDAKVAYEFHVTREINPEKFSSQFVNKLRYAKEGARDIMDRTCADLPWQVWLEVDGKDIDIPKDSEGLIVLNIGSYMGGVNLWQNDIEHDDDFSLQSMHDKMLEVVCVCGAWHLGKLQQSNDQMKPEKNHPQSLKIPPKRILFHHFLIPYTRRDPSISLYPHHPKDCFTEHLPSNIPLFFFFFSTREITTLTQ; translated from the exons ATGCAGTACAGCTTCAGCGGTTTCTTAACT GTTTTTGAACTGAGTTCTTCCCAAGGGCCTGAGGTGGGTTTGGAATTGTTCAATCATGTGCATTATTTTAGAGTTTTGGTATTTGGAGGAGATGGCACTGTTGCATGGGTCCTTGATGCGATTGAGAGGCATAAATTTGAATCACCCCCACCTATTGCTATTCTCCCCCTTGGCACAGGAAATGATTTGTCAAGGGTATTGCAATGGGGAAGAGGCTTCTCGACGGTTGATGGACAAGGTGGCTTAACCACGCTGTTGCATGAAATTAACCATGCTGCAGTTACAATGTTAGATCGCTGGAAGGTAAACATCAAATCAGAAGCTGATCCGAATAAAGTGCAGTCTAAGTTCATGATGAACTATTTAG GTATTGGATGTGATGCAAAGGTTGCATATGAATTTCATGTGACTCGGGAAATAAATCCTGAGAAGTTCAGTAGTCAG TTTGTGAATAAATTACGATACGCTAAAGAAGGTGCCAGAGATATAATGGACCGAACTTGTGCTGACCTTCCTTGGCAAGTTTGGCTTGAAGTTGATGGGAAAGACATAGATATTCCAAAG GATTCAGAGGGTCTAATCGTGCTCAACATTGGCAGCTACATGGGTGGAGTAAATCTTTGGCAAAACGATATTGAGCATGATGATGACTTCAGTCTTCAGTCCATGCATGATAAAATGCTTGAAGTTGTATGCGTATGTGGAGCTTGGCACCTTGGCAAACTTCAG CAGTCCAATGATCAAATGAAGCCTGAAAAGAACCATCCCCAATCTCTGAAGATACCCCCAAAACGAATTCTATTCCACCACTTCCTCATACCTTACACCCGCAGAGATCCTTCTATTTCTCTCTATCCACACCACCCAAAAGATTGCTTCACAGAACATCTCCCTAGCAATATacccctcttttttttttttttttccaccaGAGAAATTACAACTCTCACCCAATAA
- the LOC117623964 gene encoding diacylglycerol kinase 2-like isoform X2 — protein MRVDTQIHQLQKYIEKGMFVEVGKGISPNFEQVLELLLNKEEFLAFAPDTEETRSMINIISVKFPLLKVFELSSSQGPEVGLELFNHVHYFRVLVFGGDGTVAWVLDAIERHKFESPPPIAILPLGTGNDLSRVLQWGRGFSTVDGQGGLTTLLHEINHAAVTMLDRWKVNIKSEADPNKVQSKFMMNYLGIGCDAKVAYEFHVTREINPEKFSSQFVNKLRYAKEGARDIMDRTCADLPWQVWLEVDGKDIDIPKDSEGLIVLNIGSYMGGVNLWQNDIEHDDDFSLQSMHDKMLEVVCVCGAWHLGKLQVVFEVDLSHPKILEYVDKKMAKLYSQFKVA, from the exons ATGCGTGTTGATACTCAGATTCACCAGTTGCAGAA GTATATCGAGAAAGGGATGTTTGTGGAAGTGGGCAAAGGAATATCACCTAACTTTGAACAAGTTTTGGAATTACTGTTGAATAAGGAAGAGTTTCTGGCTTTTGCACCAGACACCGAAGAAACAAGGTCAATGATTAACATAATATCGGTTAAATTTCCCCTCTTGAAG GTTTTTGAACTGAGTTCTTCCCAAGGGCCTGAGGTGGGTTTGGAATTGTTCAATCATGTGCATTATTTTAGAGTTTTGGTATTTGGAGGAGATGGCACTGTTGCATGGGTCCTTGATGCGATTGAGAGGCATAAATTTGAATCACCCCCACCTATTGCTATTCTCCCCCTTGGCACAGGAAATGATTTGTCAAGGGTATTGCAATGGGGAAGAGGCTTCTCGACGGTTGATGGACAAGGTGGCTTAACCACGCTGTTGCATGAAATTAACCATGCTGCAGTTACAATGTTAGATCGCTGGAAGGTAAACATCAAATCAGAAGCTGATCCGAATAAAGTGCAGTCTAAGTTCATGATGAACTATTTAG GTATTGGATGTGATGCAAAGGTTGCATATGAATTTCATGTGACTCGGGAAATAAATCCTGAGAAGTTCAGTAGTCAG TTTGTGAATAAATTACGATACGCTAAAGAAGGTGCCAGAGATATAATGGACCGAACTTGTGCTGACCTTCCTTGGCAAGTTTGGCTTGAAGTTGATGGGAAAGACATAGATATTCCAAAG GATTCAGAGGGTCTAATCGTGCTCAACATTGGCAGCTACATGGGTGGAGTAAATCTTTGGCAAAACGATATTGAGCATGATGATGACTTCAGTCTTCAGTCCATGCATGATAAAATGCTTGAAGTTGTATGCGTATGTGGAGCTTGGCACCTTGGCAAACTTCAG GTAGTGTTTGAGGTGGACTTATCACATCCAAAGATCCTTGAATATGTGGATAAGAAGATGGCAAAGTTATACTCTCAATTCAAGGTTGCATGA